From Leptodactylus fuscus isolate aLepFus1 chromosome 11, aLepFus1.hap2, whole genome shotgun sequence, one genomic window encodes:
- the VGLL1 gene encoding transcription cofactor vestigial-like protein 1, with amino-acid sequence MEDLRKSPAEYRAKEQPVKTTEMGSRCVVFTYYQGDINSVVDEHFSRALRNTKDPQDLSTKSRNDGFAQKNASNMMMDDLEWTKPYQANPSVRMTSPVFSSLSSASEHYPSAVYQQHQQPQPSDLWHFHHFGPTSHVNPMYHPSPVSDFQMVPGPDGKCSSFLNLLQPERYSGPLQESISKPDFLTSSAAGSSIPENLNQRTNSQTGVHPQDRRKEYFHGQERRRDLYFY; translated from the exons ATGGAGGATCTAAGGAAGAGCCCGGCAGAATACAGGGCAAAGGAGCAGCCCGTGAAGACGACGGAGATGGGCTCACGTTGCGTGGTCTTCACTTATTATcagggggacattaacagtgtTGTAGACGAGCACTTTTCTAGAGCATTGAGGAATACAAAAGACCCTCAGGACTTAAGCACCAAAAGCAGAAATGATGGCTTTGCTCAGAAGAACG CCAGTAACATGATGATGGACGACCTCGAGTGGACAAAACCTTACCAAGCCAACCCCTCTGTGCGGATGACATCTCCTGTGTTCTCGTCACTTTCCTCCGCATCCGAGCACTATCCATCAGCTGTTTACCAGCAGCACCAGCAGCCTCAGCCTTCGGATTTGTGGCATTTCCACCATTTTGGACCTACAAGCCATGTTAATCCTATGTATCATCCCTCGCCTGTCTCAGATTTTCAGATGGTACCAGGTCCTGATGGAAAATGTAGTTCATTTCTCAATCTCCTGCAGCCCGAGAGATATTCAGGCCCTTTGCAGGAGTCAATTTCAAAACCAGATTTCCTCACATCTTCAGCGGCCGGGTCATCCATACCAGAAAACCTCAATCAGAGAACAAACTCACAAACAG gTGTTCATCCACAGGATAGAAGAAAAGAGTATTTCCATGGGCAAGAAAGAAGGAGGGATTTATACTTTTATTAG